The DNA window ataatatttctataaccATTTCGGTACTATTAAAATACATATGCAATCAAATATAAGCAGGCAGGAGGTCATAACCCTGTTAgcagttaaaaagaaataaataaaataaagatacaatACTTAGCGGACGTTTTCATCAGttaatacactgctggtcaaaatcgtaaggtcaatgaacataaagaaaaaatatgcattttgcgttgttagactcaaccacttatttgagtagagcttcgaaagatgaaaataagaaaatggaaaataaaaataaaaaacacttttttagcatttagtagggaaaatgtgaacactatgaagttagcctgaatactagctggtcaaaagtttaagaccatactgaaacgaaacgttaatcgttaaacacgtaacaaaatttagtcatttgtgttcaagcattagcgttgtcaacatctcccactgacatctcctgtgttacattgggtaaaaacatggcaaagactaaaaagttaacagagtttgaacgtggcagaattgtcgagctgcaaatgcaaggtctctctcaacgtgccatcgctggtgagattggacgtagtaaaactgctgtcgcaaatttcttaaaagaccctgagggatacagaacgaggaatttcaagtggtcagcccaagaaattttcgccggcgttgagcaggaggattcgaagggttgtccggcaagacactaaccgatcgtcgaaccagattaaggcccttacggacgcagaatgcagatcaagaacaataagacggcatctacgagagaaaggctttaaaaaccgtaaacgtcttcaaaggtcacaccacaaaacagctcggttaaactttgctgaaaagcaccaaacatgggacgtagaaaagtggaagaaggttttctctgatgagaaacaatttaacccggatagtccagatggcttccaacgttactgacgcgataaggatatcccaccggagacattttctacacgacacagtggaggaggtttcatcatgatctggggtgctttttccttccatggaacaatggagcttcaggttatacatggacgtcaaacagcagctggctacattggcatgttggaaaaagcatccttattgactgaaggcctttGCTTGTGTGGAattgactggatctttcagctggacaacgctgcaatccacaatgcccgcaagacaaaggGCTTTttaatggcgaataacgtgattcttttggaccatccagcgtgttcacccgaactgaatcccattgaaaatgtttgggagtggttggcaagggaagtctatagaaatggacgtcaatttcaaacagtgcgtgatcttcgtgaagccatcttcactacttcgaataacattccagccagccttctgcaaacgcttatatcgaccatgccaaagcgaatttttgaagttattcgcaatgaaggCCTGCAACTCAGTACTgggacctcttgttgggcatttcctaccctgtttaagacttttttttggtatggtcttaaacttttgaccaactagtatttaggctaattttatagtgtttacattttcgctattaaatgcttaaaaagttttttatttttattttcccttttcttagtttcatctttcgaagctctactcaaataagtggttaagtctaacaacgaaaaatgcatattttttctttatgtttattggccttaagattttggccagcaatgtgtGTGTAAATGTGGAAAAACAATGCtcatgtatttaaaatatcaatatttccTTATTCTATTCAGCTCTTTAGTAGAATTtcaatatatagaaaaaatatcgaAGTATCATTTTGATGGGAAAGATTTACTCACCTGTTGAATGTAAGAGTTAGGGAACTTTTGTTCCTAAAatggaagagaaaaataagtgATATTAAGTCACCAACGTGATCTGTATTGCAGAATTTATCTATCAcgtgtgaaaaaacaacaacatatactcATTTACATTTACCTATAGGAATTATACATTTCAAATCTTTCTCTTTTACAACTCCAGAAAAAGCGTGTGGTTGTTGTTATgcaattgttattaaaataagaaaatattacaaaagaagaAATACACAGCTGTTTATTTTcctttgaaagaaaaattattacgTGACGAATATTATTAGTTGGAGGTGCTCCAAATTAGTGTATTTTAAAAACCAATTGGTTAGTCGCATTGGACAGAACACGAAAAATGTTCacattaatattgtaataaataacattattgatAGTTGAAGATTAGAAACTTCGACTGAAGAAATCAACGATGTAAACTGTTAATCAGCAAGTCTTGTAGCTCATTAGTTTAGAATGAACGAAATATCCCACCAGAAgttaaccagttttttttttgtttcaattgaATATTAAACATCAAGTGATAACTGGCATGTACTTACGGCTTCACCTCGACAAGCTTCATGGTGTTTCAAAATTTCTGTTTGaatctgaagaaaaaaattctcattaatttcaacatttttataaatacagtatagTGTAGCACAGTGGTTCAAATACCCTTAGAGTATAGTCTAGCACAGTGGTATTCAACACCCCTACAGTATAGTCTAGCACAGTGGTATTCAACACCCCTACAGTATAGTCTAGCACAGTGGTATTCAACACCCCTACAGCCTAGCACAGTTGTTCTTAACACTCTTATAGTATAGTCTAACACAATGGTTCTCAAcagtcttttttttaaaaatgtctcCACGAATCAAAGAAGATCTCATGGTTCTTACATTCAGATAAGTTGTTCTGCCTAAAATTATTCGACAgtgaatgaaaataagtatattttaattggctataattactggaacataGTATTGTTTCGTTTTCTTAAACTATTCAAGTATAACACGAACACTAGATTTTGAAGTGTCCGGGGACCATAGTTTCAGAATCACTGGTCTAGAATATGcgataaacaataaatagtaaaCAATAACTCTTAATTTGAATGGCATCAATTCTAGCTGTCTCAAGGACAGTAATAAACGCTTATAAACACATTTCACTTAAGTGTTCTGGGAACTGATAGATTTGCCAAATAGAAATAGAACTGAAATGGTCTACTCTCTTTTTACACGCTCTAGAAcatgttattaattttgtgttgaaaTTTATTGTAACTCTGATGTTGTGGTAGCAGTACTGAATATAAAAACGTGTTGTCACCCGAGTCATATTAAAAGAAAGTAATGATTAAAATGCTATTTTCCGTTATCTGTATGATGTCATCTCACCTTTCTTGTGGCGACAACAGGTGTCAAAAAAGTGAGTAGAAAATATAATTGAAgtgaaatgtttgatatttatatttaagaaaattgttGCTTGAATGGATGCGTGTGAAATTAAAAGTTCAACTGTTTGATTACTTACATCTGAGTTCAAACTTTTTCCTATGATTTCATTTTTTGCTTTTTCGAAATTGTATTTCCCATTTGCGTCAAACTGTAAGAAAAAAAGTAAATCTTGTAATGTAATACACAAATATGCTATTAAACGGAGTTACTACctaccaaataaaaaaacaagaacatggtgctgttaaaaatatgtattttttgtatttaatttacataataatatgACTTTCTATATGAGAGCGACACCTGGATCTCGAAAGTGGAACCTCTTTCTCATCCAGACGAACTTACCCAGCCTTCAGCTTTTAGGGCACAGGTGGTGATACTATTTCGGTGTTCTTCAGCTTCTTGCTGTAACGACAAATAGTGACAACTGAAGAACTGCTTTTATGTAGGTTTAACAAAAGGTAAGAACGTAAGGTATTGACCTTTTAAGATAACAGATATTGTTTTCACAACATATCATTAACAAGTACACGTTCTTATAGAATAACAGGAAAAATACCACTGAGAATATCAAATGGATTACTTAGTTAATGATAAATTTATGCATATTTCTCAACATCAAGAAATACTAAATGGATGGCATTCCCTTCTAATGATTACGTATCagattatcattatttatattagttttgttcAGCTCATCTAGTGTTAGAGTAACTAACCCAAGTTATGctctagattattattatttatattagttttgtgTAGCTCACCTAGCGTGAGAATAACTTATCCGAATAATGTTCCGGATCATTGTTTTTAATACCCTATTAGTGCGGTTTATCCAGCTAAAGTAATTTACCCTAATAAAGTTCCGACATATCGTTTTCTGTATCTGTTTAATACATTTCATCTAGAGTTAGAGTAACTTACTCTAATAACGTCCCAATTTATAGTTATTTGTACTCGTTTAGGACAGTTTATCTAACATGAGTAACCTACCAGAGTAATGTTTCggattgtttgttatttgtactCGTTTTGGGCAGCTCATTCAATATGAAAGAAACTTACCCGAGTGACGTTCCTTGGGTCCTTGAATGTTGGTGGATATTGCTCGACACATTGCCGGATAACCTGTTGTTTAGCGGCCTGCAGTGAAGAGAACAATATTAAAAGTGAAATGATAAATACGAGTAAATAAACCTCAGAGAAGAGATGTAATAAGATTCTGTGACATTAAATATTACTCGTGACTATTAATTCCCATATGTTGAATATTACTAAAAGCCGATTAAGTAATGTTTGGTTATCGGAAcactaaaaagtatttttaagatTTCTGAAGAGTATGCATTAGAAATTGCTAATTTTTAAGATGTGCGCTTTATATCATTATAACATAGGTGACGCCCTTGTCTCTAAATATAAGGAGTTTACACAACACTTGTTTCAGATAAAAGCTAGTCCTCAACTTACAATACACCCCTGAAATACTTTATTATGTTATAATGGTCAGGTCTAGAAGACCCGTACAAGTAATAAtgtacatttgtttaaataaagatgactcgtacaaaaatatttgtcacaAAACTATAAAGTAATAGAGGGAGGGTcgaagcaacaacaacaaaattattgtacAACAAAACCAGTGCTGAGTCTCTTGGACTCGGGACTGCATTTTAGAGTTAAATAGGAGTagttttatcagttttcagaaaacTAAGGTGTCTTTTACAGAACGTAGGTTTTTAGATAGTCTAGAAAGAAATAATAAGACTTACCTTCTCTTGTTGGGTTGGTTCTAGTTGTGCACACTGACCCCAGTCAACTTGCTAGAGAAAACAAGAGTCCAGAACGTTAGTTTAGgattataaacaaacagtaacaacttaGATTATACTAGAACACTTCACCGTATGAAGTTCGTAAGAAAACATTATTCACTTTTCCGAAAAACACCTGATTCTTGGCcaatatatttacatatcacATTATGAAGAAAAACGTTCACCAACGTTTGATTTTGGTCTAGTATTTTAGTTTCTATTATTTGACTAAATTACctacgtttttcttttttatatttcagtccTTGGGTTagagtaatattttttatttattttaaagtgtacGAATCATGAAGCCGTGATACGACTGTATCGACACATTGTCCGATACGGTACGATTCATGTATCTCCACGAAATTCGGCAGACTTTCATCAAACATTACAAGTCTTATATAgaggaaaaaaaatcataatttctaataaggtatgtttgtttaaaattattgatttaataaAGTATTGAGTACTAGATGCTGCATTTAATGTTTTGGATAAAATAAGTGAAGACAAAGTatcataacaaattaacaatgacaaaATAGAAAGAGAGATAtcaactttttaattttacttctctTACCAGTCGCCATTTAACTCATCAAACatgagaattaattaattaattacactgtgaagtacttaaataagacaattttagtaatacagataataaattacagaggAGATTGTGAAATGTTGTAACAAATCGTTGGTAAAACCTTTGTGTACATAATTAACTTAACTCTATCAATATTAATATTCTCTATAAATATAGACAAGTATCGTTTCACTAGTATACGATATGCACCCCTAATCATTTATGTAAAACAGTGCACTTCAGTCATTGTTAGGAAAGGTAAAGATGATGTTTTATTGTTACTATAATTGGAAAATCATAGTAAGAGACTTATTAATATATAGTGCAATGTAGCACTGACTGGGAAAATTACagaatattatgttttctttttgaCTATGGAACATGTGTATACACAAATTAATCCTAATGTTTTCGTTTATTACAAGCAAcgatttttgtatttatctagtGATCCATCAAGATAAAGGCGAGTAGTGTGATTTCATTATACACTGCACTTCAAAAAAGAATATGTTCTGGTTGacggttatttttgttttagagcaaagacatgttgggctatctgctgtgttaaccacgaggaatcgaactccagatttgAGTAATGTAGCACTGTAAGCTTCCCGCTTTTCCACCAGGGGACTTAACAATTGTTGTCATCGTTCATATCATTGAGCTGTAGAGTCACGTTTCCTGGTTTCTCAACACAGGTGTGACGGCCTATAGCGcaaaattcgggattcgatccCTGTTTCTTTGTTTCGTTTTACCTTATAACTCCAACATTATTATAGCAGTAGATTACAAATTTCAATACCCATGGGGAAAATTAGTAGTCCACTGctattgataatttaaaatttagagtTGCAAAGCCAAGGGAAACTAACTCAATTTTTACATCGATATTTTctagtttaaaaaattacagtCAGGCTTTAGAATTCAAACTGTAAAAACACATCGTTCTTTAAAATATCATGTATTTCCAACATAAAACCAAAGTTAAGAATTATTGATTGAGTTACCCCGTGAGTTATTTGTATGCTTACGAACTTATAATGCTCTAACACGGGACTCGATTCACCGTATTGGTCAGAGCGCAGACAgatcattgtgcagctttattcTAAAAGAATACTGACTGCAAATGTTTATTTGCTCACTGCCAAAAGCAAAGCTACACATCGGTTTATCAATGCTCTGCCAACTACAGGTGTAGAAATCCGATTTATAGCGTTGTATGTCCTCACACTTGCTGTTGAGCTATGAGGGGGGTATTTTGAATATCAcctcgtttgttttgttttgttgttgtgtaGAAAGCTATACACGTATAtatacaggtattgaaacctgtgTTTTAACGGTATATACATTTAGGTCTACCGCTGGACCACTGGTATATCTTCAAAAttctgcaataaaaataaaacaataacattctgTATTAGAACAGAGTAGAAAGTAAAACCAAGTAACACTCAGCTTGTATTCTACGTGTATAAAAGGTTGAAAAGTGTTTAAAACAGTACGTGTTCTCTGTATTATATAGTAATGTGCATACAACAATATGTGACGACGGTATTAGATAgtaatgatacatacaataatatGTATCGACGGTATTGGATAGAAATATGTATACAATAAAATGTATCGATGGTATTGGATAGAAAGGGATAATGACAGAAAACGAggacaattaaaactgaaaagtaaCTTATTACAAACGTCTGCATTGACAGTAGTGGAAGGTTGAAAATATACCAAGTTATATATTATCAAGagtattatattacttaaaagtGCATATTTGCCAATTGTACTTTAACTTCGACATGGCGGTATTCTGAAAACCATTAATCCtgtttttctcatgttttttttttttcagccttTACAGTTGTGTCATGAGAACGTCAACACAAAGCCTCAGTGTTTGTTAGAATCGTAAAACGGAATATAAAGTATCTGCAAGCATTTTGTTATCCCTTTAAATCAAGAACCCGTTTAACGggacaaaaataaaagatatgaaCAACATGAAAAATCCGTATAGAAATGATTAGAATATAAAAAGCAGTGGTAGTATGAACAGCTGGTATTGTGTTACGAAGGCAAGAAGTATTTTCAAGTTGGACAACCCGTATACTCGCAATGCAAATGCATAAGGTGTTTGTAACTTGAACCATTCGTTTCGAATACGAAACGAATCGTAAATGGTATTAGCAACATTCTTATGATCTAATGTCACCAACAACACAGTATTTGTTTTACAGGAATGTGGTTGTTAGACATACCCTTTGTGGTTAATCAGAATAACAGTGGTTGTATCCCCccccccctagtggcacaacgttatgtctgctgacttataacgctagaaactgggtttcgatactcttggtgggcagagcacagatagtctctttgtgtttaacttcaaacaaaacaacaacaaaacaatacaattttccaaataaaagaattgtgttaataataatatactaaaatcTTTTGCattcaataattaaattttatcagATGGATTGAATAAAAACATTCCGCCAACAAGGTATGTCTCTAATCATTTTGTCATTTAAAATTCAtcatgttatatataa is part of the Tachypleus tridentatus isolate NWPU-2018 chromosome 4, ASM421037v1, whole genome shotgun sequence genome and encodes:
- the LOC143248819 gene encoding uncharacterized protein LOC143248819 — protein: MKTLAAVILCYALVAVKAAPQGQYPPGSSQRPSLPPPPQVDWGQCAQLEPTQQEKAAKQQVIRQCVEQYPPTFKDPRNVTRQEAEEHRNSITTCALKAEGWFDANGKYNFEKAKNEIIGKSLNSDIQTEILKHHEACRGEAEQKFPNSYIQQVQLYQACMDVHISQTCRIRVIPPPNYRGPPPQGPPPQGY